CCGCGACCGCGGGCTGGAGTTGATGACGGGCGCCATCGACCCCGATTATGGCGAGCCGTTCTTGTCGCGGTTCACGGTCGAGTCGATGCGCGACCTCGGTTACACCGTCGCGAAGTTTGAAGACTTCAACGGCGACGGCGTCGTGAATTTGGCCGACCGCGCGATTCTGATGGCGAACATGGGCGCCACCGGTTTGGAGATCGACAGCATTGCATTCGGCGATGCGAATCGCGACCGCGTCGTGAACGCGGCGGACCTGGCGCTGTGGCAAGCGGCGGCCGGCGTGCCGGAGCCGAGCGCGTGGGTGCTGGCGCTCGGCGCGGCGGCGGTGATTCGCCTGCGGCGGAAGATCGCGATGCGGCGTGAAGCCCCATAGGGGCGGCATCATGTAGCCAGGGGCGTGAGCCCCTGGTAAACTTTGCATTGCTCTAAAGCCCTGAAAGGGCGCTGAAAGGGCGAAAGAGTTCCTGCCGCACCGCAGGAGTTATGTCGCCCCTCCGGGGCTCGCTTGCCTCAGATCGACGCAGACCAGGGGCTTGCGCCCCTGGCTACATTATTCCGCCCCTCTGGGGCTATCGCGCTTCTGTGCTAACTGACCTCTGCTCGCGGTTCGTCCGCCCGGCGGCCGAGGTTGCCGTAGCGGTGGTAGACGTGCGACAGGCTTTGTTCCTGTTGGTACCAGAGCAATTCCACGCGGCCGTGGGCGAGGACGGGGGCGTCGGCGATGTAAACGTAGGCCTCGGTCGCGGCGATGCGGATGGCGTCGGGGACGCGCGAGCGGTCGGCGTAGCGGAGCCGCCCGACCCCGCCGGCTTGGATCGCAGCGACGAGTTGCTCGTCGCTCTCCGTGATGAACTCAATGGCGCCGGCCCAGTTGTCGGTCGCCCCGTCGAGTAGTGCGACCGCTTGTCGCAGCGACTCGGGCAGCGCCGGCGACGAGCTGACGACGACGCGGCAACCGGCGGCGCGGGCGGCCGCGGCGCGTGCGAAGACGTCCCATGGCGCATCGCCGTCGGCGACGCGCAACCGTACGTTCGCCACGGCGCGATAGCGCCGCAGGTTATCTTCACCGACGAGCAGGAAATGATCGTGGGCCGGTTCGAACTCGTCGAGCGTCCAGGCGAGGTAGCTGTCGATCGCGTGGTCGAGGCGGGCCAGATCGGCGGCGGTGAGGAGGAGGCGAGCCGACTGGCCGAGCGCGGCGAGCGTGTGGCGGAGCGAGTGGAGGTGCGTTTGGCGTTCCGCGACCGATTCGTGGGGGAGGATGAGGGAGTCGGGGGGGAAGACGATGTCGAGCTCTTCGGCGCGTGAGGATTGGGCCGCGGGGACCGGGGGGATGAACCCCCCGGCTCGCTGTTGGTTTGCCGGTGACTCCTTATCTTCAAACGCCATGAGCGGGGCGACGTAGTTCGGGCCGCCGGCTTTGATGCCGGGGCCGAAGGCGCTTTTGCCCAGGCCGCCGAATGGTTGCCGCAGGACGATGGCGCCGGTCGTCGGGCGATTGATATAGAGGTTGCCCGCGCGGATCCCTTCCTGCCAAATGCGATGCTCGCGATCGTCGAGGCTTTCAAGACCCGAGGTGAGGCCGTAGCCAGTGGCGTTCACGAGGTCGATCGCCGCGTGCAGGTTCTTCGCGCTCATCACGCCGAGGAGCGGGCCGAAGAATTCCGTGAGGTGAGTGATGCTGCCAGGCTGAACGCCCCACTTCACGCCTGGGCTCACCAGCGAGGCGTTGCCATCGACGTGCAGCCGCGGCATCACGGCCCACGATTCGCCCCCTTCGAGTTCCTTCAATGCGCGTTCGAGGTCGCCGCTCGGCGGGCGGATGAGGGGGCCCATTTTTGAATGGAGTTCCCAGGCGGAGCCGACGCGGAGGCTTTCGACGGCGTCGCACAGCGTCGCGCGGAACTTGGCGTCTTCGTACACTTCCTCTTCGAGAATCAACAGCGACGTTGCCGAGCACTTTTGTCCGCTGTGGCTGAACGCTGAGTGGAGGACGTTCTTGATCGCGAGGTCGCGATCGGAGAGCGCGGTGACGATTGTGGCGTTCTTGCCGCCGGTTTCGGCCAGCAGGTTGATCGACGGCTTGCGGTGCAGCATGTCGAGCGCCGTCTCGGTACCGCCGGTGAGGATCACGGCATCGACGGCGTGATGGCTGATGAGTTGTTGGCCGACGGTGGCGCCGCTGCAGGGGACGAACTGCAGCGCGGTGCGCGGCACGCCGGCGGCCCAGAAGCATTCGCAGAGGGCGTGGGCGATGAGGACCGTGTCGGAGGCGGGCTTGAGGATGACCGTGTTCCCCGCCGCGAGGGCGGCCGCGACGCCGCCGCACGGGATGGCGAGCGGGAAGTTCCACGGCGAGACGACTATAACCACCCCTCTGCCGCGCGCGGCGAGTCCCGGCAGCTCGTAGAAGTCTTGCGCGGTCTCGGCGTAGAAGCAGCAGAAGTCGATTGCTTCGGAGATTTCGGGATCACTCTCGGTGAGGAGCTTGCCCCCTTCGGCGAGCATGGCGCCCATGAGATCGCCGCGGCGGCGGGCGAGTTCGTCGGCAACGCGGTGGAGCGTGGCGGTGCGCTCGCGCGGCGGCAGGCGGCGCCAGCCGTCGGGGTCGGCGGCGGCGCACTGCACGGCGTGGGCGGCGTCGTTCGCGGTTGCTTGGCGGTACTTCGCAACGACTGTCTTGGGACGTGACGGGTCGGTTGAGGGGCGGACTTCACGGTCGTCGAAGAGTTGTTCGCCAGCGATCACCAGCGGGACTTGCGTGGCGTTGTCGCCGTGGCGGGGTTGCCAGCGGGCGAGGATGTCGGCGCCCCAGTCGCTGTTGGCGGGTAGCGACCAGTCGGTGTCGGGGGCGTTGGTGAAGTCGGTGGCGGGGTGCGTGGGGGAGATGAGTGGAGCGGGGGGCGGGGGGACCGCGGGGATGAACCCCGCGGCTCGCGAGTCGTTGGTTGTTGATTCTTGGGTTCGATCTTGAACTCGGCGCGGTTCGTCAGTGAGCGTCTGCATCGCATCGAAGCTGGCGACGAAGTTTTGCTCCAGGCGGTTCCAAGTGGCTCCGCCGACTTCGAGGTTGAAGGCATAGCGCAAGAAGTTGTCGGGGCCGGTGTTTTCGTCGAGGCGGCGGACGAGGTAGCCGATCGCGTTGATGAAATCTTCTTGCCGGCAGGCGGGGGCGTAGAGGAGCAGGTTCTCGGCGAGTTCGAACAGCGCGCGGCGTTGGTGGTTCGCCATCCCTTCGAGCATCTCGAACTGGACGTGATCGAGTTGCCCCGACTGCGCGGCAAGCACCAGGCCGTAAGCGATCGAGAAGAGATTGTGCGAAGCGACGCCGAGCCGGACCGCGGCGAGGTTCTCCGGCTGCATGCCATACTGCAGCATGCGGTGGTAGTTGGCGTCGGTGTGAAGCTTGTCGCTAAACGTCGCGAGCGGCCAGCCGCGGAGGCTCGCTTCGACGCGTTCCATTTCCATGTTGGCGCCTTTCACGACGCGGATCGTCGCGGGGGCGCCCCCCTGCTCTACTCGGCGGCGGGCCCACTCGGTGATGCGGCGCTGCGTGGCGAACGAATCGGGAATGTACGCCTGCAGCGCGATGCCGGCGTGGAGCTGTTCGAATCCAGGCCGATCGAGCGTTCGCATGAAGACTTTGGAGGTGATCTCCTTATCGCGGTACTCTTCCATGTCGAGGTAGACGAACTTCGACACGAGTTGGCCGTCGTGACGGCGGAACTTGTTCTTCGCGGCGGCGCGGTAGAGGAGTTCGAGCCGATCGCACAGCACCTCGATCGTATGCTCGCGGGCGAGGCCGGAGATTTGCGAATAGATTGTCGAGATCTTCACCGACATCACTTCGATGAACGGCTCCTGCAGCGCCTGGAGGTACGACTTGAGGCGAGCCTGGGCGTCTTCCTCCCCCAGCAGCGATTCGCCGAGGTAGTTAACGTTCATCCGCAGCCCTTCGTGGCGGCGGTCTTCGAGATGTTGCCGCAGCAGGTCTTCCTCGGCCGGCAGCACGACGTTGGCCGTCTCTTGCTGCATCTTTTCCTTCACGAGCGGCATCGCGACGCCGGGGAGGTAGGCGCCGAACGATTGGAAGCCTTTCAGCAGCGTGCGGTCGAGCGGGCCGAAGAATCGCGGCACGCCCTGGACGTCGAGGATGTGAATCAGCTGGTCGGCGGCGCGGGGCGAGAGCTGGGCGCGGAACGCCTGGTCGGTGATCTCGACCATCGTCGCCTTGTCGGCGGGCGATTGAATCATGCGGTCGAGTTCGGCCTGTTGACGCCGCTCGGCCGAGGTTTGCATCTCGCGGGCGGTTCCCTGCAGCTTGCGCGCGATGAGGAGGGCGCGTTCGACGTCGCTGGCGGGCGACCCCGCGGCGACGGCGGGCGTTTCGGCCAGGAGTTTTGCAAGGCGGTGGGTGAGATTGTCGTTCGCTGCCGGCGCCACGGTGTTGCTCCTTCACGGCGGGTGGGATTGCCGTAAGGAATTGTAGAGGCGCGGGCGGCGAATCATAGCGGAGCACGGTGCGCAATGGCGGGGTGAATTTGGCGCGCCGAACCTGGCCAGTTTGCTAGCCGACCGGAGATTGTTCGGTGAGATACGCCAGGATGCCGCGGATGGAGATCACGCCGACGAGGCGGGAGTTGTCGTCGATGATTGGCACGTGGCGGAAGCCGCCGACGTTCATGCGATGGAGGGCGAACGCGATTTTGTCGCGGGCGCGGAGCGTCGTCGGGTTGCTGGTCATCACCGAAGAGACTGGCTTGTGGCGGAGGCGGTCGACGTCCACGTTAAGCCGCAGCAGTGCGTCGCGTTCGGTGAAGATGCCGAGGAGGCGTTGCTGGTCGTCGACGATCGCGGCGCAGCCGACGCGCTCGGCGATCATGCGGCGGAGGACTTCGCCAATCGGCGATTCGGGCGGGAAGCAGACGGGCGGGCGGGGTTTGAGGATCTCGATGCGGTCGTGGAGCAATGCCCGCTCGACTGGCGTCGTCGCTTGGGGGAGCGACAGCTCCGTGAGGGGAGCTTGGCACTGCTCGCAGGCGTCGGCGCCTTCGAGGTTTTCACAGCCGCAGGCGGGGCAGATGAGCATGGGGAGTTGCGGGGTTCGAGTTTCGAGTTGCGAGCGAGGAGTTGCGCGACGGGAAGCGCAGTTCGCGAACCGCGCGCAGCATGATGCAAGTTGCAGGCTTCCCTGCATTTAACTCGCAACTCGCTACTCGCGGCTCGTAACTACTCCACCGTCCAAGTGTCGCCCGAGTTGAACAGCGCTTCCAAGTCTCCCTGTCCTCGTTTCTGCGTCGCTTCTTCAATCTGGCCGTTGATGAGGGCGTCGTACCGCGGCGCGTCGACGCAGCGGAAGACGCCGATGGGTTCCGGGAAGCCGTCTTCGTACCGCATCCGACTGAGGAGGTACGCGAGGCTTGGCTCGGGGCTGCGCTCGTCGTGGAACAGCAGATCGTCTTCGGTGATTCCTTTGCCGAGTTCGACCACCTCGGGGTTCATGCCGTTGAGGCGGATCCCCTTCTCGCGGAGTTTGCCGAACAGCAGCGGCTTGCCATGTTGCAGTTCGAGCGTCGTGTCGAGCTTCGTGTCGCGGTCCTTCGCGTAGTCCCAGGCGCCGTCGTTGAAGACGTTGCAGTTTTGGTAGACCTCGACGAATGAGGCGCCGGGATGTTCGGCGGCCCGTTTAAGCGTTTCGCCGAGGTGGTTGATGTTCGTGTCGATCGAGCGGGCGACGAAGGTCGCTTCGCAGCCGATGGCGATTGAGAGCGGGTGGAGTGGATTGTCGATCGCCCCCATCGGCGTGCTTTTGGTCTTCTGGCCTAGCGGCGACGTGGGGGAATACTGCCCCTTGGTGAGGCCGTAGATGCGGTTGTTGAACAGGACGATGTTGATGTCGAGGTTGCGGCGGATGGCGTGCATGAGATGGTTGCCGCCGATCGAGAGACCGTCGCCGTCGCCGGTGATGACCCACACCTGCAGGTCGGGGCGGACGCATTTCAGGCCGGTCGCCACTGCCGGCGCGCGGCCATGGATCGAGTGAACGCCGTAGGTGTTCATGTAGTACGGAAAGCGGCTGCTGCAGCCGATGCCGCTGATGAAGACGGTTTTCTCGCGCGGCACGCCGAGCGTCGGCAGCACCTTCTTCATCTGGGCGAGAATCGAATAGTCGCCGCAACCGGGACACCAGCGGACGTCTTGGTCGCTGGCGAAGTCGGTGGGTTTGAGGACTGGGAGGGGTGTTTCGATGCTCATCTTATTGGTGCTTCATAAGAAGATGTCTCACGCAAAGGCGCAAAGGAAATGCGGGGGATTTCTTCTTTGCGTCTTCGCGCCTTTGCGTGAGATTTTTCTTCTGCGTGATTGAATGATTTAAGTGCTCAGTAAGTGTTCGATCTTCTCCACCAACTCGCCGACACTGAAGGGTTTGCCTTGCACTTTGTTGTGCCCGATCGCGTCAACGAGGTACG
This sequence is a window from Lacipirellula parvula. Protein-coding genes within it:
- a CDS encoding proline dehydrogenase family protein; translated protein: MAPAANDNLTHRLAKLLAETPAVAAGSPASDVERALLIARKLQGTAREMQTSAERRQQAELDRMIQSPADKATMVEITDQAFRAQLSPRAADQLIHILDVQGVPRFFGPLDRTLLKGFQSFGAYLPGVAMPLVKEKMQQETANVVLPAEEDLLRQHLEDRRHEGLRMNVNYLGESLLGEEDAQARLKSYLQALQEPFIEVMSVKISTIYSQISGLAREHTIEVLCDRLELLYRAAAKNKFRRHDGQLVSKFVYLDMEEYRDKEITSKVFMRTLDRPGFEQLHAGIALQAYIPDSFATQRRITEWARRRVEQGGAPATIRVVKGANMEMERVEASLRGWPLATFSDKLHTDANYHRMLQYGMQPENLAAVRLGVASHNLFSIAYGLVLAAQSGQLDHVQFEMLEGMANHQRRALFELAENLLLYAPACRQEDFINAIGYLVRRLDENTGPDNFLRYAFNLEVGGATWNRLEQNFVASFDAMQTLTDEPRRVQDRTQESTTNDSRAAGFIPAVPPPPAPLISPTHPATDFTNAPDTDWSLPANSDWGADILARWQPRHGDNATQVPLVIAGEQLFDDREVRPSTDPSRPKTVVAKYRQATANDAAHAVQCAAADPDGWRRLPPRERTATLHRVADELARRRGDLMGAMLAEGGKLLTESDPEISEAIDFCCFYAETAQDFYELPGLAARGRGVVIVVSPWNFPLAIPCGGVAAALAAGNTVILKPASDTVLIAHALCECFWAAGVPRTALQFVPCSGATVGQQLISHHAVDAVILTGGTETALDMLHRKPSINLLAETGGKNATIVTALSDRDLAIKNVLHSAFSHSGQKCSATSLLILEEEVYEDAKFRATLCDAVESLRVGSAWELHSKMGPLIRPPSGDLERALKELEGGESWAVMPRLHVDGNASLVSPGVKWGVQPGSITHLTEFFGPLLGVMSAKNLHAAIDLVNATGYGLTSGLESLDDREHRIWQEGIRAGNLYINRPTTGAIVLRQPFGGLGKSAFGPGIKAGGPNYVAPLMAFEDKESPANQQRAGGFIPPVPAAQSSRAEELDIVFPPDSLILPHESVAERQTHLHSLRHTLAALGQSARLLLTAADLARLDHAIDSYLAWTLDEFEPAHDHFLLVGEDNLRRYRAVANVRLRVADGDAPWDVFARAAAARAAGCRVVVSSSPALPESLRQAVALLDGATDNWAGAIEFITESDEQLVAAIQAGGVGRLRYADRSRVPDAIRIAATEAYVYIADAPVLAHGRVELLWYQQEQSLSHVYHRYGNLGRRADEPRAEVS
- a CDS encoding cyclic nucleotide-binding/CBS domain-containing protein, yielding MLICPACGCENLEGADACEQCQAPLTELSLPQATTPVERALLHDRIEILKPRPPVCFPPESPIGEVLRRMIAERVGCAAIVDDQQRLLGIFTERDALLRLNVDVDRLRHKPVSSVMTSNPTTLRARDKIAFALHRMNVGGFRHVPIIDDNSRLVGVISIRGILAYLTEQSPVG
- a CDS encoding 2-oxoacid:ferredoxin oxidoreductase subunit beta: MSIETPLPVLKPTDFASDQDVRWCPGCGDYSILAQMKKVLPTLGVPREKTVFISGIGCSSRFPYYMNTYGVHSIHGRAPAVATGLKCVRPDLQVWVITGDGDGLSIGGNHLMHAIRRNLDINIVLFNNRIYGLTKGQYSPTSPLGQKTKSTPMGAIDNPLHPLSIAIGCEATFVARSIDTNINHLGETLKRAAEHPGASFVEVYQNCNVFNDGAWDYAKDRDTKLDTTLELQHGKPLLFGKLREKGIRLNGMNPEVVELGKGITEDDLLFHDERSPEPSLAYLLSRMRYEDGFPEPIGVFRCVDAPRYDALINGQIEEATQKRGQGDLEALFNSGDTWTVE